From a single Flavobacterium sp. genomic region:
- the frr gene encoding ribosome recycling factor — translation MTEEINFILDSAKEAMIGSVAHLEKELLNIRAGKATPQMLGGVFVDYYGSQTPLSQVANINAADARTLTVTPWEKNMLHPIEKAIMIANLGLNPMNNGDNIIINIPALTEERRRDLVKQAKHEAEEAKIGIRNHRKDANTDIKKEEKNGTAEDICKKAEEDVQKLTDSFIKKIEEVLAVKEAEIMKV, via the coding sequence ATGACAGAAGAAATTAATTTTATTTTAGACAGTGCAAAAGAAGCTATGATTGGTTCTGTTGCGCATTTAGAAAAAGAACTTTTAAATATTAGAGCGGGTAAAGCAACTCCTCAAATGTTAGGTGGAGTTTTTGTTGACTATTACGGCTCTCAAACACCATTATCTCAAGTTGCAAATATTAATGCTGCTGATGCAAGAACTTTAACGGTTACGCCTTGGGAAAAAAACATGTTGCATCCTATTGAAAAAGCAATTATGATTGCTAATTTAGGGTTAAACCCAATGAATAATGGTGATAACATTATCATTAATATTCCTGCCTTAACGGAAGAAAGAAGACGTGATTTAGTTAAACAAGCTAAACACGAAGCGGAAGAAGCAAAAATTGGGATTAGAAATCACAGAAAAGATGCTAATACCGACATCAAGAAAGAAGAAAAAAACGGAACTGCTGAAGATATTTGCAAGAAAGCAGAAGAAGATGTTCAAAAATTAACAGATTCTTTTATCAAGAAAATCGAAGAAGTTTTGGCAGTAAAAGAAGCCGAAATCATGAAAGTATAA
- the pyrH gene encoding UMP kinase, with product MKYKRILLKLSGEALMGDRQYGIDPQRLAEYAAEIKQIHDKGVEIAIVIGGGNIFRGVAGASNGMDRVQGDYMGMLATVINGMALQGALEEAGMQTRLQTALKIEAIAEPYIKRRATRHLEKGRIVIFGAGTGNPYFTTDTAAVLRGIEVGADVILKGTRVDGVYTSDPEKNADAVKFDFISFEDVLAKGLNVMDTTAFTLSQENKLPIIVFDMNKDGNLLKVCEGQTIGTTVTI from the coding sequence ATGAAGTACAAAAGAATTCTTCTAAAATTAAGCGGTGAAGCTTTAATGGGTGATAGACAATATGGTATTGACCCACAACGTTTAGCCGAATATGCTGCCGAAATAAAACAAATTCACGATAAAGGTGTAGAAATTGCTATCGTTATTGGGGGTGGAAACATTTTTAGAGGTGTAGCTGGTGCAAGTAACGGAATGGACCGAGTGCAAGGAGATTACATGGGGATGCTAGCAACCGTTATTAATGGAATGGCACTTCAAGGTGCTTTAGAAGAAGCAGGTATGCAAACTCGCTTACAAACTGCCTTAAAAATTGAAGCAATTGCTGAACCTTACATTAAAAGAAGAGCAACACGCCATTTAGAAAAAGGAAGAATTGTAATTTTTGGAGCTGGTACAGGAAACCCATACTTTACAACGGATACTGCTGCGGTTCTTAGAGGAATTGAAGTAGGTGCTGATGTAATTTTAAAAGGAACTCGTGTGGATGGAGTATACACTTCTGACCCAGAAAAAAATGCGGATGCTGTTAAATTCGACTTTATTTCGTTTGAAGATGTATTAGCTAAAGGATTAAATGTAATGGATACAACCGCTTTTACATTGAGTCAAGAAAATAAATTACCAATTATAGTATTTGATATGAATAAAGATGGTAATTTATTAAAAGTATGTGAAGGGCAAACAATTGGAACAACAGTTACCATATAA
- a CDS encoding patatin-like phospholipase family protein, with amino-acid sequence MNLTSKSIGIVLSGGGSKGIAHAGALQYLTEQGIEPTCIAGTSAGSIVGGLFAFGKTPKEILEFFKSIYFFHWKHFTFKKAGIVDSESFKNYFVDVFGETTIGELKIPMYITATDLVKGKLTIFNSDTKVADAILASSSFPGVISPYEINNCLFSDGGILNHFPTDVLQGKCDFLLGVYVSPIQNIENKDLKSIKSVTSRAFDLLSANNSYQKFNLCDLVIEPKELANYSTFETSKTKMDLIFKIGYHEAKKSFENLAT; translated from the coding sequence ATGAATTTAACATCTAAATCTATAGGAATTGTATTGTCTGGTGGAGGTTCTAAAGGAATTGCTCATGCTGGCGCTTTACAATATTTGACAGAACAGGGAATTGAACCAACGTGTATTGCAGGAACAAGTGCAGGTTCCATTGTGGGAGGATTGTTTGCTTTTGGAAAAACGCCTAAAGAAATATTAGAATTCTTCAAATCCATTTACTTTTTTCATTGGAAACATTTTACCTTTAAAAAAGCGGGAATTGTAGATTCGGAATCGTTTAAAAATTATTTCGTTGATGTTTTTGGAGAAACAACGATTGGTGAACTGAAAATTCCAATGTATATAACTGCAACCGATTTAGTGAAAGGAAAACTAACAATTTTTAATTCAGATACTAAAGTAGCTGATGCAATTTTAGCATCATCGTCCTTTCCAGGTGTTATTTCTCCATATGAAATCAATAATTGTTTATTCAGCGATGGTGGTATTTTAAATCATTTCCCAACGGATGTTTTACAAGGAAAATGCGATTTTTTATTAGGCGTTTATGTTAGTCCTATTCAAAATATTGAAAATAAAGATTTAAAATCCATAAAATCAGTTACCAGTAGAGCTTTTGATTTGTTGTCGGCAAATAATAGTTATCAAAAATTTAATCTATGTGATTTAGTAATAGAGCCTAAAGAACTAGCTAATTACAGTACTTTTGAAACCAGTAAAACAAAAATGGATTTGATTTTTAAAATTGGATATCACGAAGCAAAAAAATCATTTGAAAATTTAGCAACATAA
- a CDS encoding thioredoxin family protein, which yields MIKAINEALENGFSYANYRKKVTSLIAEGQSTGHTQSPDLLHYSELNETRMNRLEKTISISEEVKAKLQNLDKKYIWLVLAEGWCGDAAQIVPVIHKMAEATDKVELKIALRDDNDTLMQHFLTNGGKAIPKLIILDAAALEVVADWGPRPQGAKQLILDYKATHGVVDETAKIELQKWYLHDKGISIQNEIVEMHVNILA from the coding sequence ATGATAAAAGCTATAAATGAAGCATTGGAAAATGGTTTTTCTTATGCCAATTACAGAAAAAAAGTTACAAGTTTAATTGCCGAAGGTCAATCTACAGGTCACACACAATCACCCGATTTGTTGCATTATTCTGAATTAAACGAAACTAGAATGAATCGTTTAGAAAAAACCATTTCAATTTCAGAAGAGGTAAAAGCTAAATTACAAAATTTAGATAAAAAGTATATTTGGTTAGTTTTAGCTGAGGGTTGGTGTGGTGATGCGGCTCAAATAGTTCCAGTAATTCATAAAATGGCTGAAGCGACGGATAAAGTAGAATTAAAAATTGCTTTACGCGATGATAATGATACATTAATGCAACACTTTTTAACGAACGGCGGGAAAGCTATTCCGAAATTAATTATTTTAGATGCAGCAGCTTTGGAAGTAGTTGCCGATTGGGGACCAAGACCTCAAGGTGCGAAACAATTGATTTTAGACTACAAAGCAACACATGGAGTAGTGGATGAAACTGCTAAAATTGAATTGCAAAAATGGTATTTACACGATAAAGGAATTTCGATTCAGAATGAAATTGTGGAAATGCATGTGAATATCTTAGCGTAA
- a CDS encoding YiiX/YebB-like N1pC/P60 family cysteine hydrolase, producing MKKIIFLSLLFTFYGFSQNVKLKTGDILFQSMNCGPLCEAINEVTEGYQGKDFSHLGIVYIKNDSVFVIEAAGKAVKITPYETFKTYTTEEMFVGRLKRKYQKYIPEAITFSLQQVGVPYDDAYLYNNGKYYCSELIYDAFLFAYKKPLFDLYPMTFKSPKSNAYFDVWADYYEKLKMKIPEGQLGCNPGGISTSDKLRIIGTLR from the coding sequence ATGAAAAAAATCATCTTTCTTTCACTATTGTTTACTTTTTATGGTTTCTCTCAAAACGTAAAACTAAAAACAGGCGATATTTTATTTCAATCGATGAATTGCGGACCACTTTGCGAAGCGATAAACGAAGTAACAGAAGGTTATCAAGGGAAAGATTTTAGCCATTTAGGAATAGTGTATATCAAAAACGATTCTGTATTTGTGATTGAAGCTGCTGGAAAAGCGGTAAAAATTACACCTTACGAAACCTTTAAAACCTACACTACGGAAGAAATGTTTGTAGGAAGATTGAAACGTAAATACCAAAAATATATTCCCGAAGCCATTACGTTTTCATTGCAACAAGTGGGTGTTCCTTATGATGATGCTTATTTGTACAACAATGGAAAATATTATTGTTCGGAACTAATTTACGATGCCTTTTTATTTGCTTACAAAAAACCATTATTTGATTTGTATCCAATGACGTTTAAATCGCCAAAATCTAATGCGTATTTCGATGTTTGGGCTGACTATTATGAAAAACTAAAAATGAAAATCCCAGAAGGTCAACTTGGTTGCAACCCTGGTGGAATTTCCACTTCTGATAAGTTGAGGATTATTGGAACTTTACGCTAA
- the truB gene encoding tRNA pseudouridine(55) synthase TruB, with protein sequence MTAEEILEGKVLLIDKPLKWSSFQAVNKLKYVLKNQLNLPKKFKIGHAGTLDPLATGLLIICTGKFTKRITEIQAQAKEYTGTIVLGATTPSYDLETEVDATFPTEHISEALILETTKQFIGEIDQKPPVFSAIKKDGKRLYEHARAGEEVEIQSRKTTIHEFEITRIQLPEVDFRVTCSKGTYIRSLAFDFGLALQSGGHLSALRRTKIGDYSVENGVTPDDFEKSLLDEI encoded by the coding sequence ATGACTGCCGAAGAAATTTTAGAAGGAAAAGTACTCTTAATAGACAAACCGTTGAAATGGAGTTCGTTTCAAGCGGTAAACAAATTAAAATACGTTTTAAAAAATCAGTTGAATCTTCCTAAAAAATTCAAAATTGGTCACGCCGGAACTTTAGATCCATTAGCGACCGGTTTATTGATTATTTGCACGGGGAAATTTACCAAAAGAATCACCGAAATACAGGCGCAAGCAAAAGAATATACAGGAACCATCGTTTTAGGCGCTACAACTCCATCGTATGATTTAGAAACCGAAGTAGATGCGACTTTTCCAACTGAACATATTTCAGAAGCCTTGATTTTGGAAACCACCAAACAATTTATTGGTGAAATCGATCAAAAACCACCTGTTTTTTCTGCCATAAAAAAAGATGGTAAACGTTTGTATGAACATGCCCGCGCAGGCGAGGAAGTGGAAATTCAATCTAGAAAAACAACTATTCACGAATTTGAAATCACACGAATTCAATTGCCCGAAGTAGATTTTAGAGTTACTTGTAGCAAAGGAACATACATTCGTTCATTAGCTTTCGATTTTGGATTAGCGTTACAATCGGGTGGACATTTATCGGCGCTTCGTCGTACAAAAATTGGCGATTATTCTGTTGAAAATGGTGTTACACCAGATGATTTTGAAAAATCACTTCTTGATGAAATATAA
- a CDS encoding undecaprenyl-diphosphate phosphatase → MDVLQAIILAIIEGITEFLPVSSTGHMIIASSFFGIAQDDFTKLFTIVIQLGTILSVIVLYFKRFFQSLDFYFKLLVAFIPAVIFGLLLSDFIDGLLENPITVAVSLIIGGFLLLNVDEWFGNSEGTEISYLTAFKIGLFQCLAMIPGVSRSGASIVGGMTQKLSRTTAAEFSFFLAIPTMLGATLKKSYDYYKDGFVLSDDQINLLIIGNVVGFIVALIAIKSFIGFLTKHGFKIFGYYRIIAGIAILLIHFFVQKLTII, encoded by the coding sequence ATGGATGTTTTACAAGCTATTATTCTTGCCATTATTGAAGGAATAACCGAATTTTTACCTGTTTCATCAACAGGTCACATGATTATTGCCTCTTCTTTTTTTGGTATTGCTCAAGACGATTTTACCAAACTTTTCACCATAGTAATTCAATTAGGAACAATACTATCGGTAATTGTCTTGTATTTTAAACGATTTTTTCAATCGCTCGATTTTTATTTTAAATTACTTGTTGCTTTTATTCCAGCCGTAATATTCGGATTATTATTGAGTGATTTTATTGATGGTTTATTAGAAAATCCTATCACAGTAGCAGTTTCGTTAATTATAGGAGGGTTTTTATTATTGAACGTAGACGAATGGTTTGGCAATTCGGAAGGAACTGAAATCTCGTATTTAACTGCTTTTAAAATTGGCTTATTTCAATGTTTAGCAATGATTCCAGGCGTTTCTAGAAGTGGCGCAAGCATTGTAGGCGGAATGACCCAAAAATTATCAAGAACTACAGCTGCCGAATTTTCGTTTTTCTTAGCTATTCCCACTATGTTAGGCGCTACGTTAAAAAAATCTTATGATTATTATAAAGATGGTTTTGTGCTTTCAGACGACCAAATTAATTTATTAATTATTGGTAACGTAGTCGGGTTTATTGTAGCCTTAATCGCTATTAAATCATTCATTGGATTTTTAACCAAACACGGATTTAAAATTTTTGGTTATTACCGAATTATAGCAGGTATTGCCATTTTACTAATTCATTTCTTTGTTCAAAAATTAACTATTATTTAA
- a CDS encoding DUF3098 domain-containing protein: MENNNKPEFLFDKVNYKILLVGLAVIGIGFLLMSGGGSEDPDVFNGEELFSFRRIRLAPTVVLLGFGIAIYSILKNPKR; the protein is encoded by the coding sequence ATGGAAAATAACAACAAACCCGAATTTCTTTTTGATAAAGTAAACTACAAAATTCTTTTAGTAGGATTAGCAGTAATTGGAATAGGATTCCTTTTAATGAGCGGTGGAGGAAGTGAAGATCCTGATGTTTTCAATGGCGAAGAATTATTTAGTTTTCGAAGAATCAGATTGGCACCAACGGTAGTGTTACTTGGATTTGGCATTGCGATTTATTCAATTTTGAAAAATCCGAAAAGGTAA
- a CDS encoding cell division protein FtsX: MASSFENYNKRRLISSYFSVVLSIFLVLFLLGALGLFVINSKKITNDFKENIPMTVFFNNDASDSVISNFDTELKNAKYIKDYAFVHKDSAAKNNVDIVGKDFMEFLGFNPLQNSFDIHLKGDYVIADSIQRIERNIRKNEMVTEIIYDKELVDMVNNNVSNISFWILIISSILTIVAMLLINSSLRLSVYSHRFTIKTMQMVGATKSFIRKPFIWRSIKLGLIGSGLAIIGLLFLVVYVDGLFPSLGIAKDYVSIGIVIFGVLVIGIIITSISTFFATQHFLNLKTDDLY; the protein is encoded by the coding sequence ATGGCATCATCTTTTGAAAATTACAACAAGCGACGTTTAATCTCGTCCTACTTTTCGGTAGTTTTAAGTATCTTTTTAGTATTATTTCTTTTAGGAGCTTTAGGCCTTTTTGTAATTAATTCTAAAAAGATAACGAATGATTTTAAAGAAAACATTCCAATGACCGTTTTCTTCAATAATGATGCTAGTGATTCTGTCATTAGTAATTTTGATACCGAATTAAAAAATGCAAAATATATTAAAGACTACGCTTTTGTTCACAAAGACAGCGCTGCAAAAAATAATGTAGATATTGTAGGGAAAGATTTTATGGAGTTTTTAGGATTTAATCCGTTGCAAAATTCATTTGATATTCACTTAAAAGGGGATTATGTAATTGCAGATAGCATCCAAAGAATTGAGCGCAACATTCGTAAAAATGAAATGGTTACCGAAATTATTTATGACAAAGAATTGGTAGACATGGTTAATAATAATGTTTCTAATATAAGTTTTTGGATTTTAATAATTAGTTCTATTCTAACCATTGTTGCAATGCTGCTAATTAATAGTTCATTAAGGCTTTCTGTATATTCTCATCGTTTCACGATTAAAACGATGCAAATGGTAGGAGCTACAAAATCATTTATTAGAAAACCATTCATTTGGAGAAGTATCAAATTAGGATTAATAGGTTCTGGTTTGGCCATCATAGGATTACTATTTTTAGTGGTTTATGTGGATGGATTATTTCCAAGTTTAGGAATAGCAAAAGATTATGTTTCTATAGGAATTGTAATTTTTGGTGTTTTAGTCATTGGAATTATCATCACATCGATTAGTACTTTTTTTGCAACACAACACTTCTTAAATTTAAAAACAGACGATCTTTATTAG
- a CDS encoding WG repeat-containing protein produces the protein MAQEIAIPYRDGNLWGICNETGKILIEPKFDKLEFDGSSIYDKHDLLISYKNGLKGLLVNGKEILAPNYNFVYASDGFITTSSNENGNTDDVISFDGVSIFKKPIAYIISSGRIVGNYNLYHVMHHDLSESLLVFDNKSKKMIQTLYENYYSISKNGRQTYPENYTFMLKKAKNDDLSSETWDFSKFPFKKTTYNNSVDDEKYYVEQFVRKAKKNRSENYSGGSGNSYGTGYSSGSEEVVEEVGIREGRYDDVVISEPNNSNSERIKAKTISYNYTIKKDKIVLQKTINNVNEKPVVEEIQTNFNPKTSQLKSYYHSKKEDETTINYSNYLIYKNKNKSAIIFPESAQNVIYFDSITPIIREIQDASFKNKEIIFVVGNKNKNGILKFGLYSNVRNLVSKVIYDEIKQTILPSYNQISIFQTKINNKFGFIQADGKTIVMPKYDELKELNSTKYNYEKMIQTKVENQYGLLFSNNNSIIFIEAFSPYQIQDVIKSYPEQSSQILPEQKVMAKRIALLKLKDNAGKFVGYAATNGQLFFKN, from the coding sequence TTGGCACAAGAAATTGCAATTCCATATCGCGATGGAAATTTGTGGGGAATTTGTAATGAAACCGGAAAAATACTTATTGAACCTAAGTTTGATAAATTAGAATTTGACGGAAGCAGTATTTATGATAAGCACGATTTGCTTATTTCGTATAAAAACGGCTTAAAAGGATTGCTCGTAAATGGAAAAGAAATTTTAGCACCAAACTATAATTTTGTTTATGCTTCAGATGGTTTTATTACCACATCAAGCAACGAAAATGGCAACACAGATGATGTAATTTCATTTGACGGAGTTTCAATTTTTAAAAAACCAATTGCGTACATTATTTCTTCGGGAAGAATTGTAGGTAATTACAATTTGTATCATGTAATGCATCACGATTTGTCTGAAAGTTTACTTGTTTTTGATAATAAATCGAAAAAAATGATTCAAACCTTGTATGAAAATTATTATAGTATTTCTAAAAATGGAAGACAAACCTATCCAGAAAACTATACTTTTATGTTGAAAAAAGCTAAAAACGATGATTTATCTTCTGAAACTTGGGATTTTTCGAAATTTCCGTTTAAGAAAACTACGTATAATAATTCGGTCGATGATGAAAAATATTATGTAGAACAGTTTGTTAGAAAAGCCAAGAAAAACAGAAGCGAAAATTACAGTGGTGGTTCGGGAAATTCATACGGAACAGGATATTCTTCGGGTTCGGAAGAAGTGGTTGAAGAAGTAGGAATTAGAGAAGGGCGTTATGACGATGTTGTAATTTCGGAACCTAATAATAGTAATTCTGAAAGAATAAAAGCGAAAACAATTTCTTACAATTATACGATCAAAAAGGACAAGATTGTACTTCAAAAAACTATTAACAATGTAAATGAGAAACCCGTTGTAGAAGAAATTCAGACCAATTTTAATCCGAAAACGAGCCAATTAAAATCATATTATCATTCTAAAAAAGAAGACGAAACAACTATAAATTATAGCAATTATTTGATTTATAAAAACAAAAATAAATCGGCTATAATTTTTCCTGAAAGTGCTCAAAATGTAATTTATTTCGATTCGATTACACCAATAATTAGAGAAATTCAAGATGCATCGTTTAAAAACAAAGAAATTATTTTTGTTGTAGGAAATAAAAACAAAAATGGCATTCTTAAATTCGGATTATATTCTAATGTTAGAAATCTTGTTTCAAAGGTTATTTACGACGAAATTAAACAAACTATTTTGCCAAGTTATAATCAAATTTCTATTTTTCAAACAAAAATAAATAACAAATTTGGCTTCATTCAAGCCGATGGAAAAACCATTGTAATGCCTAAATATGATGAACTAAAAGAACTAAACAGCACCAAATACAACTACGAAAAAATGATTCAAACCAAAGTTGAAAATCAATATGGTTTGCTGTTTTCAAACAACAATTCGATTATTTTTATTGAAGCTTTTTCTCCCTATCAAATTCAAGATGTTATAAAAAGTTATCCCGAACAAAGTAGTCAAATTTTACCCGAGCAAAAAGTTATGGCAAAGCGAATTGCATTACTTAAACTCAAAGATAACGCAGGAAAATTCGTGGGTTATGCTGCAACAAATGGGCAATTATTTTTTAAAAATTAA
- a CDS encoding class I tRNA ligase family protein: protein MKYHHEKIEAKWQQYWAENQTFAASNNSEKPKYYVLDMFPYPSGAGLHVGHPLGYIASDIVARYKRHQGFNVLHPQGYDSFGLPAEQYAIQTGQHPADTTRMNIEGGVDKSGNTIQGYRNQLDRIGFSFDWSREVRTSNPDYYKHTQWIFIQLFESWYNKNSDKAESICTLMQEFDKNGNANVNAVCDDNIAPFSAEDWKSFSSEEQQKILLQYRLTYLAETEVNWCAALGTVLANDEIVNGVSERGGHPVVRKKMTQWSMRISAYAERLLQGLNEIDWSESIKESQRNWIGKSVGAIVSFKVLPASSTQLPITIEVFTTRPDTIFGVTFMTLAPEHELVSQITTPEQKAAVEAYVEATAKRSERERMADVKTISGVFTGAYAEHPFTKEPIPVWIGDYVLAGYGTGAVMAVPCGDERDYAFANFFKGTNGMTAIKNIFNQDISETAYGEKSGFELVNSDFLNGLDYKSGTKKIIEELEKIGAGNAKVNYRLRDAVFSRQRYWGEPFPVYYVNGLPQMIDKKNLPIVLPEVEKYLPTEDGQPPLGNATVWAWDSVQCSVVSNQLIDNVNIFPLELNTMPGWAGSSWYWMRYIDAHNTEEFANEEALKYWESVDLYIGGSEHATGHLLYSRFWNKFLKDRGYAPTEEPFKKLINQGMILGMSAFVYRLKPRTASIGINYNSNYHDVMDKLYLNTLVSKNLFKDNYLKNDIPLFDELSTKVKNWLKENDVYKEVQDINKEIILFEAIPIHVDLSVINDITNELDIEKFKNHPLYSDYANAEFILEDGKYIVGREVEKMSKSKYNVVSPDDICEEYGADTLRLYEMFLGPLEQSKPWNTAGITGVSGFLKKLWRLYFDDNGSVIVNDEPTAEMYKSLHKTIKKVTEDIENFSFNTSVSQFMICVNELQQLKCNHRGILEPLAILVSPYAPHIAEELWSALGHEGSIATVAFPKFEEKYLVESEKEYPVSFNGKMRFTIKLPLDLTKEQIQEIVLADERTIAQLAGNTPKNIIIVPGKIINLVG from the coding sequence ATGAAATACCACCACGAAAAAATCGAAGCCAAATGGCAACAATATTGGGCAGAAAACCAAACTTTTGCTGCATCAAATAACAGCGAAAAACCAAAATACTATGTATTAGACATGTTTCCTTATCCTTCTGGAGCTGGGTTGCACGTTGGGCATCCACTAGGTTATATTGCTTCTGATATTGTTGCAAGATATAAAAGACATCAAGGTTTTAATGTATTGCATCCGCAAGGATATGATTCATTTGGTTTGCCAGCGGAACAATATGCAATTCAAACAGGACAACATCCAGCGGACACAACCCGAATGAATATTGAAGGTGGTGTAGATAAATCAGGAAACACCATTCAAGGCTACAGAAATCAGTTGGATAGAATTGGTTTTTCTTTCGATTGGAGTCGTGAAGTGCGTACTTCAAATCCAGATTATTACAAACATACACAGTGGATTTTCATTCAATTATTCGAATCTTGGTACAATAAAAATTCGGATAAAGCAGAAAGCATTTGCACGTTAATGCAAGAATTTGATAAAAACGGAAATGCGAATGTAAATGCGGTTTGCGATGATAATATTGCGCCATTTTCAGCTGAAGATTGGAAATCATTTTCATCAGAAGAGCAACAAAAAATACTTTTACAATATAGATTAACCTATTTAGCTGAAACCGAAGTAAACTGGTGTGCCGCTTTAGGAACCGTTTTAGCTAATGACGAAATTGTAAACGGCGTTTCAGAACGTGGTGGACATCCCGTAGTTCGTAAAAAAATGACACAATGGTCAATGCGAATTTCTGCTTACGCGGAACGTTTATTGCAAGGTTTAAACGAAATCGATTGGAGTGAATCAATCAAAGAATCACAACGTAATTGGATCGGAAAATCAGTTGGAGCAATAGTTTCTTTCAAAGTTCTTCCAGCTTCCAGCACCCAGCTTCCAATAACAATTGAAGTTTTCACAACTCGTCCTGATACCATTTTCGGAGTTACCTTCATGACATTAGCTCCAGAACACGAATTAGTTTCTCAAATTACCACTCCAGAACAAAAAGCAGCAGTTGAAGCGTATGTAGAAGCAACAGCAAAACGTTCAGAACGTGAAAGAATGGCAGATGTAAAAACCATTTCAGGCGTTTTTACAGGTGCTTATGCAGAACATCCATTTACCAAAGAACCAATTCCAGTTTGGATTGGCGATTACGTGTTAGCAGGTTACGGAACGGGTGCGGTTATGGCGGTTCCTTGTGGTGATGAGCGTGATTATGCTTTCGCGAATTTCTTTAAAGGAACTAACGGAATGACAGCAATTAAGAACATTTTCAACCAAGATATTTCAGAAACCGCTTACGGAGAAAAAAGTGGTTTCGAATTAGTAAACTCTGATTTCTTAAACGGATTAGATTACAAATCTGGGACTAAGAAAATCATCGAAGAATTAGAAAAAATCGGCGCAGGAAATGCCAAAGTAAATTACCGTTTACGTGATGCCGTTTTCTCTCGCCAAAGATATTGGGGCGAACCTTTTCCTGTATATTATGTGAATGGTTTACCACAAATGATTGACAAAAAAAACTTGCCAATTGTGTTACCAGAAGTAGAAAAATACTTACCAACCGAAGACGGTCAGCCACCTTTAGGAAACGCCACGGTTTGGGCATGGGATAGTGTTCAGTGTTCAGTGGTTAGTAATCAGTTGATTGACAATGTCAATATTTTTCCATTAGAATTGAACACGATGCCAGGTTGGGCGGGTTCTTCTTGGTATTGGATGCGTTATATAGACGCGCATAACACAGAAGAGTTTGCAAACGAAGAAGCTTTAAAATATTGGGAAAGCGTAGATTTATATATTGGCGGAAGCGAACACGCAACCGGACATTTATTGTACTCTCGTTTTTGGAATAAATTCTTAAAAGACAGAGGTTACGCTCCAACCGAAGAACCATTCAAAAAACTGATTAATCAGGGAATGATTTTGGGGATGAGTGCTTTTGTTTATAGATTAAAGCCTCGAACAGCATCAATTGGTATAAATTACAACAGTAATTATCATGATGTAATGGATAAATTATATTTAAATACTTTGGTATCTAAAAATTTATTTAAAGATAATTATTTAAAAAACGATATTCCTTTATTTGATGAGCTTTCGACTAAAGTCAAAAATTGGTTAAAAGAAAATGATGTATATAAAGAAGTACAAGATATAAATAAAGAAATAATTTTATTTGAAGCAATTCCAATCCACGTTGATTTATCCGTAATCAACGACATCACTAATGAATTGGATATAGAAAAATTTAAAAATCATCCTTTATACTCTGACTATGCCAATGCAGAATTCATTTTAGAAGATGGAAAATACATCGTGGGTCGTGAAGTAGAAAAAATGTCGAAATCGAAATACAATGTAGTTTCGCCAGATGATATTTGTGAAGAATATGGAGCCGATACGTTGCGTTTGTACGAAATGTTTTTAGGGCCATTAGAGCAATCTAAACCTTGGAACACAGCAGGAATTACAGGAGTTTCTGGTTTCTTAAAAAAATTATGGAGATTATATTTTGATGATAATGGTTCCGTAATTGTAAACGACGAACCAACGGCAGAAATGTACAAATCGTTACACAAAACCATCAAAAAAGTTACGGAAGACATTGAAAATTTCTCTTTCAACACATCGGTTTCTCAATTCATGATTTGTGTAAACGAATTACAACAATTAAAATGTAATCATAGAGGAATTTTAGAACCTTTAGCTATTTTAGTTTCGCCTTATGCGCCACATATCGCAGAAGAATTATGGAGCGCTTTAGGTCACGAAGGTTCTATTGCAACCGTTGCTTTTCCAAAATTTGAAGAGAAATATTTAGTTGAATCTGAAAAAGAATACCCAGTTTCATTCAATGGAAAAATGCGTTTCACCATTAAATTACCATTGGATTTAACTAAAGAGCAAATTCAAGAAATTGTTCTAGCAGATGAAAGAACCATTGCGCAATTAGCAGGAAATACGCCAAAGAATATCATTATCGTTCCAGGTAAGATTATTAATTTGGTGGGATAA